The following proteins are co-located in the Haloarcula marismortui ATCC 43049 genome:
- the purB gene encoding adenylosuccinate lyase, which yields MTERGPLAAVSPLDGRYARYTEPLVPYASERALMRARVEVEVEYLIALADLDATPLSIDDGQRATLRALYEEFDDEDASVVKQLETEGYGEYSATNHDVKAIEYFIRLGMPDDLDAANWIHFGLTSEDVNNLAQRLLVKPAAQEVLIPELREIRDTLVEMAHTYADVPMLARTHGQPATPTTFGKEMAVYASRLGQAIGRVERAAEGLSGKLAGASGTYAAHVAAYPDVDWPTFAESFVGGLGLEHEPLTTQVNPCDDLAVLFDALRGANNILLDLDLDVWLYVSDRYLGQEAVEGETGSSTMPHKVNPIDFENSEGNLSKANSDLRFLGDYVTNSRLQRDLSDSTVKRNIGAAFAHCLIGYSKCQNGLAKVVPNEQVMADDLAGTPEIIGEAVQTILRREGYADAYEQVKKATRGREVTIEDFHDMFADLDVSDEVRAELEALTPTDYTGIAEQQADDS from the coding sequence ATGACCGAGAGAGGGCCACTGGCCGCTGTTTCGCCGCTCGACGGCCGATACGCCCGCTACACCGAACCGCTCGTCCCGTACGCCAGCGAGCGGGCGCTGATGCGCGCCCGCGTCGAAGTCGAAGTCGAGTATCTCATCGCACTTGCCGACCTCGACGCCACACCATTGTCAATCGACGATGGTCAGCGCGCGACACTCCGGGCGCTGTACGAGGAGTTCGACGACGAGGACGCGAGCGTCGTCAAGCAACTCGAAACTGAGGGGTACGGGGAGTATTCGGCGACCAATCACGACGTGAAAGCCATCGAGTACTTCATCCGACTGGGTATGCCCGACGACCTCGATGCCGCCAACTGGATTCACTTCGGGCTGACCAGCGAGGACGTGAACAACCTCGCCCAGCGGCTGCTGGTCAAGCCCGCCGCTCAGGAGGTGCTGATTCCCGAACTCCGCGAGATTCGGGATACGCTGGTGGAGATGGCCCACACCTACGCTGACGTGCCGATGCTGGCTCGCACACACGGCCAGCCTGCGACGCCGACGACGTTCGGCAAGGAGATGGCGGTCTACGCCTCGCGGCTGGGGCAGGCCATCGGTCGTGTGGAGCGTGCTGCTGAGGGCCTCTCCGGAAAGCTCGCCGGTGCGTCGGGAACCTACGCGGCCCACGTCGCCGCCTACCCTGACGTGGACTGGCCGACGTTCGCAGAGTCCTTCGTCGGCGGCCTCGGACTGGAACACGAACCGCTGACGACACAGGTCAACCCCTGTGACGACCTCGCGGTCCTGTTCGACGCGCTCCGGGGCGCGAACAACATCTTGCTTGACCTCGACCTCGACGTGTGGCTGTACGTCTCGGACCGCTATCTCGGGCAGGAGGCCGTCGAGGGCGAGACTGGGTCCTCGACGATGCCTCACAAGGTCAACCCCATCGACTTCGAGAACAGCGAGGGGAACCTCTCGAAAGCGAACTCAGACCTTCGCTTCCTCGGCGACTACGTCACAAACTCCCGGCTCCAGCGGGACCTCTCTGACTCGACGGTCAAGCGCAACATCGGGGCCGCCTTCGCTCACTGCCTCATCGGCTACAGCAAGTGCCAGAACGGGCTGGCGAAGGTCGTCCCCAACGAGCAGGTAATGGCCGACGACCTGGCTGGGACGCCAGAGATCATCGGCGAAGCCGTCCAGACGATTCTTCGCCGCGAAGGGTACGCTGACGCCTACGAACAGGTGAAGAAGGCGACGCGGGGCCGCGAGGTTACTATCGAGGACTTCCACGATATGTTCGCCGACCTCGACGTGAGCGACGAGGTGCGGGCCGAACTGGAAGCGCTGACGCCGACCGATTACACGGGCATCGCGGAGCAGCAGGCCGACGACAGCTGA
- a CDS encoding zinc-dependent alcohol dehydrogenase family protein, giving the protein MQAVLLEEFQEPLTVQEVERPEPEPDGAVAEVIGCGICRSDWHCWQGDWDWFGYRPDPPHVLGHEPTGRIVSVGEDVENIEEGQEVAIPFNFACGNCDLCRNGRENICENHIGLGFMNQAPGAFAEEVHIPNADLNAVPLPDDIDAESAAGMGCRFMTSFHAMAHRAPVSAGDDVVIHGCGGIGLSAVHIANALGGNVIGVDLMDEKLDRAEELGAVATVNAQEVDDPAKAVRDITDGGADVSADALGIATTCQNAVNSLRKGGTHVQIGLTTSEEAGMVSLPTDEFVAKEIDFKGSLGLQPSRYSEMLDMVESSKLDPTALVEDTVDIHQVPDELAAMSDYNTVGIPVCNEFSN; this is encoded by the coding sequence ATGCAAGCAGTACTACTAGAAGAGTTTCAGGAGCCGCTAACAGTACAAGAAGTCGAACGCCCCGAACCGGAGCCGGACGGTGCCGTCGCCGAGGTCATCGGCTGTGGTATCTGTCGGTCCGACTGGCACTGCTGGCAGGGGGACTGGGACTGGTTCGGGTACCGGCCTGACCCGCCACACGTCCTCGGTCACGAGCCGACAGGCCGGATTGTCTCTGTCGGCGAAGACGTCGAAAACATCGAGGAGGGACAGGAGGTCGCCATTCCGTTCAACTTCGCCTGCGGGAACTGCGACCTCTGTCGAAACGGGCGGGAAAACATCTGCGAGAACCACATCGGTCTCGGGTTCATGAATCAGGCACCCGGCGCGTTCGCCGAGGAGGTCCACATTCCCAACGCCGACCTCAATGCCGTTCCGCTCCCGGACGACATCGATGCGGAGTCAGCCGCCGGCATGGGCTGTCGGTTCATGACTTCCTTCCACGCGATGGCCCACCGGGCACCGGTCAGTGCTGGTGACGACGTCGTCATCCACGGCTGTGGTGGCATCGGGCTCTCGGCGGTCCATATCGCGAACGCTCTTGGCGGCAACGTCATCGGCGTCGACCTGATGGACGAGAAACTGGACCGCGCCGAAGAGCTTGGCGCTGTCGCCACCGTCAACGCACAGGAGGTCGACGACCCCGCAAAGGCGGTCAGGGACATCACTGACGGCGGGGCCGACGTATCCGCAGACGCCCTCGGTATCGCAACGACCTGCCAGAACGCCGTAAACTCGCTCCGCAAGGGAGGAACGCACGTCCAGATCGGACTGACCACCAGCGAGGAGGCGGGGATGGTGTCGCTCCCGACCGACGAGTTCGTCGCCAAAGAAATCGATTTCAAGGGGTCACTCGGGCTCCAGCCGTCGCGGTACAGCGAAATGCTGGACATGGTGGAATCGAGCAAACTCGACCCGACGGCGCTGGTCGAGGACACGGTCGACATCCACCAGGTGCCCGACGAACTGGCCGCGATGAGTGACTACAACACGGTCGGTATCCCGGTCTGCAACGAGTTCAGCAATTAA
- a CDS encoding MFS transporter, with translation MVFGTDTRVLTLAFARMADALGNSFLIIVLPLYIASGQVSLAGIAGQQILGFTLQTETLIGLVLSLFGLLNSFGQPFTGRLSDRTGKRRVFVLTGLVLFAIGSAAYPFLSSYWAVLAARAFQGLGAAFTIPATVALVNDYAASDAERGGNFGVFNTFRLIGFGFGPIIAGVVITGGLAANDVVTYRIAGTAISGFTAAFAIAVLGAVVSLALVWALIQDPPFEAEAGKDLSIAILDRDGEGLDSVFVLGVGTFMMASTIALFATLEGPVRMRLNESTLFFSVQFAAVVIANVVFQVPIGRASDRLGRRPFIVAGFVILVPSVFAQGIVTGPWLMLLARFVQGIAVALVFAPSLALAGDLAGARGSGTTLSVLTMAFGLGVAIGPLASGLLYNFGSFSTPFTAGAALAFVGLVLTYTQVEETLDLGQESDQPAPQD, from the coding sequence ATGGTCTTCGGCACTGACACGCGGGTTCTGACGCTCGCGTTCGCCCGGATGGCGGACGCGCTGGGGAACTCGTTTCTCATCATCGTTCTCCCCCTGTACATCGCCAGCGGACAGGTGTCGCTCGCCGGTATTGCCGGCCAGCAGATACTCGGGTTCACGCTTCAGACGGAGACGCTGATCGGACTGGTGCTCTCCCTGTTCGGTCTGCTGAACAGTTTTGGCCAGCCGTTTACCGGGCGACTCTCAGACCGGACCGGCAAGCGCCGGGTTTTCGTCCTTACCGGACTGGTACTGTTCGCTATCGGGAGCGCGGCGTACCCGTTCCTCTCTTCGTACTGGGCAGTCCTCGCTGCGCGGGCGTTTCAGGGCCTTGGCGCAGCCTTTACGATTCCAGCGACGGTCGCGCTGGTCAACGACTACGCCGCGAGTGACGCCGAGCGGGGCGGGAACTTCGGCGTGTTCAACACCTTCCGGCTCATCGGCTTCGGCTTCGGGCCGATAATCGCTGGCGTCGTCATCACCGGCGGACTCGCCGCGAACGACGTGGTGACCTACCGGATCGCCGGGACCGCGATATCCGGCTTCACCGCCGCCTTCGCTATCGCCGTGTTGGGCGCTGTTGTGAGCCTTGCCCTCGTGTGGGCGCTGATTCAGGACCCGCCGTTCGAGGCAGAGGCCGGAAAAGACCTCTCGATAGCGATTCTGGACCGGGACGGCGAGGGGCTGGATTCGGTGTTCGTCCTCGGTGTCGGCACGTTCATGATGGCGTCCACCATCGCGCTGTTTGCCACGCTCGAAGGCCCGGTTCGAATGCGGCTGAATGAGTCGACCCTGTTTTTCAGCGTCCAGTTCGCCGCCGTCGTCATCGCGAACGTCGTCTTTCAGGTGCCCATCGGGCGGGCGAGCGACCGGCTCGGACGCCGGCCGTTCATCGTCGCCGGGTTCGTCATCCTCGTCCCGTCGGTGTTCGCACAGGGAATCGTAACAGGTCCGTGGCTCATGCTCCTGGCACGGTTCGTTCAGGGCATCGCCGTTGCGCTGGTGTTTGCCCCGTCGCTCGCTCTTGCCGGTGATCTGGCCGGTGCCCGCGGGTCCGGAACGACGCTGTCTGTCCTGACGATGGCGTTCGGCCTCGGCGTCGCTATTGGGCCGCTGGCGTCGGGCCTGCTGTACAACTTTGGGTCGTTCAGTACGCCCTTCACCGCGGGTGCCGCGCTCGCGTTCGTTGGACTTGTCCTGACGTACACGCAGGTCGAGGAGACGCTAGACCTCGGGCAGGAGTCGGACCAGCCGGCACCGCAGGACTGA